Part of the Faecalibacterium duncaniae genome, GTGTAAAGAGTTATCGGGCAAAGCGCTGAAATTTTGAAAAAGTTTTTATACAATCTTGACAAACCACCCCCAACTGAGATAAACTTTATTCGTATGACGTAACTTCTACAGAGATTCAAAATAGAGAGGTAGTTATTTATGGTTCGTAACGATTTGCGCAACGTCGCCATTATCGCTCACGTTGACCACGGCAAGACCACGCTGGTGGATGCCATGCTGCGTCAGAGCGGCGCTTTCCGTGACAATCAGGTCGTGGCAGAGCGTGTCATGGACAGCGGCGATATCGAGCGTGAGCGCGGTATCACCATTCTGGCCAAGAACTGCTCCTGCACCTACAAGGGTGTCAAGATCAACATCGTTGATACCCCGGGCCACGCCGACTTTGGCGGCGAGGTCGAGCGCGTGCTGAAGATGGTCAACGGCGTGCTGCTGCTGGTGGACGCTGCTGAGGGCTGCATGCCCCAGACCCGTTTTGTTCTGCAGAAGGCTCTGCAGCAGAACCTGAGCCTGGTGGTTGCCATCAACAAGATCGACCGCCCCGATGCCCGCATCAAGGAAGTCATCGATGAGGTGCTTTACCTGCTGATGGATCTGGGCGCTTCCGATGAGCAGCTGGAATGCCCCATCTTGTTCTGCTGCGGCCGTCAGGGCACCGCAAGCCTGGACCCCGATGTGCCCGGCACCGACCTGATCCCCCTGTTCGACACCCTGCTGGACACCATCCAGCCTCCTCAGGGCGATCCCGAGGCTCCCTTCCAGATGCTGGTCTCCTCTGTTGACTACAACGAGTTCGTTGGCCGCATCGGCATTGGCCGCATCCAGAACGGTGTTGCCAAGGTCGGCGAGGAAGTGGTCGTGTGCGACTGGCACAACCCCGACCTGAAGATGCGCGGCCGCCTGACCAAGCTGTACGATTTCCAGGCCAATGGCCGCCAGCCCTGCGACAACATCACCGCAGGCGATATCGTTGCATTCTCCGGCCTGCCCGATGTCACCATCGGCAACACGCTGTGCGCTCCCTCTCAGGTTGAGCCGCTGCCCTTCGTGAAGATCAACGACCCCACCGTGGAGATGACCTTCTCCGTCAACGACAGCCCCCTGGCCGGCCGTGAGGGCAAGTACGTCACCAGCCGCCAGATCCGTGACCGTCTGCAGAAAGAGCTGCTGAAGGACGTCGCTCTGAAGGTGGAGGATTCTCCCACCACCGATTCCTTCCGCGTCATGGGCCGTGGTGAGATGCACCTGTCCATCCTGATCGAGACCATGCGCCGTGAAGGCTATGAGCTGCAGGTCTCTCCCCCGCACGTTCTGACCAAGGTCATCGACGGCAAGACCTACGAGCCCATGGAGCACGTTGTCATCGACGTTCCCACCCAGTATCAGGGTGCTGTGATGACCGGCCTGGGCCAGCGCAAAGCCGTCCTGCAGCAGATGGAGTCCCTGGGCACCGACCGTGTCCGCCTGGAGTTCCGGATGCCCAGCCGCGGCCTGTTCGGCTACCGCAACCAGTTCCTGACCGATACCCACGGCGAAGGCATCCTCAACCAGATCTTTGATGGCTACGATGTCTGGGCCGGTATGATCGCCAACCGTTCCACCGGTTCTCTGGTCAGCTTTGAGACCGGCGATGCCGTTACCTACGGCCTGTACAACGCGCAGCAGCGCGGCACCCTGCTGGTGGGCGCTGGCGAAAAGGTCTACGAGGGCATGGTCATCGGCTACACCGCTTCCGGCGAGGATGTGGATGTCAACGTCTGCAAGACCAAGCACCTGACCAATACCCGTGCTTCCGGTTCCGATGACGCTCTGCGCCTGATCCCCGTCAGCAAGCTGAGCCTGGAGGGCTGCCTGGAGTTCCTGGCACAGGATGAGCTGCTGGAGGTCACCCCTGAGAATCTGCGCATCCGCAAGCAGATCCTGAACCACGACCAGCGCATGAAGGCCAAGAGCAAGCTGAAGTAAGCTGCTTTCCTTCTCGATCAACATAAAAAACGGCATCGCAAACCGATCGGTCTGCGATGCCGTTTTGTGTTTCGCTCTTTATTCAGCGCTGTATGCGCTGCCCATAGTCCAGGAGTTGGAAGCCGAATACTTTGCGTGGTTGCGCAGGTAGGTGACCCAGGCACCATAGCCGTTTCCGGCCGAGAAGTGGACTCCATCGGGAGCCGCCAGCATCTCCTTCAGATTCCCGTTCTCATCGGCAAAGGTCTCCCACAGGTCAAGGTAGACACAGCCCTTGTCTGCAGCCAGCTTTGCCAGCTGCTCGTTCACAGAGCGCAGGACATCGGACGCAAGACCGGGCTTTTCCGCAGCGGCCTGGGGCCGCACCGGCGGGATGGACTGGACATAGATGACGCAGCCGGGCAGGGCCTGCCTGAGCTGATCCAGCATCTGGCCATAGTAGGCCAGAAAGCGGTCTGCTGCCCCCAGCGTGGTCAGCGTGTTGGTGCCCAGCAGGATATAGAGCTTTTTCGGCTGGGCCGCTGTCAGCACATCCATTGCCACCTCTGAGCCGC contains:
- the typA gene encoding translational GTPase TypA: MVRNDLRNVAIIAHVDHGKTTLVDAMLRQSGAFRDNQVVAERVMDSGDIERERGITILAKNCSCTYKGVKINIVDTPGHADFGGEVERVLKMVNGVLLLVDAAEGCMPQTRFVLQKALQQNLSLVVAINKIDRPDARIKEVIDEVLYLLMDLGASDEQLECPILFCCGRQGTASLDPDVPGTDLIPLFDTLLDTIQPPQGDPEAPFQMLVSSVDYNEFVGRIGIGRIQNGVAKVGEEVVVCDWHNPDLKMRGRLTKLYDFQANGRQPCDNITAGDIVAFSGLPDVTIGNTLCAPSQVEPLPFVKINDPTVEMTFSVNDSPLAGREGKYVTSRQIRDRLQKELLKDVALKVEDSPTTDSFRVMGRGEMHLSILIETMRREGYELQVSPPHVLTKVIDGKTYEPMEHVVIDVPTQYQGAVMTGLGQRKAVLQQMESLGTDRVRLEFRMPSRGLFGYRNQFLTDTHGEGILNQIFDGYDVWAGMIANRSTGSLVSFETGDAVTYGLYNAQQRGTLLVGAGEKVYEGMVIGYTASGEDVDVNVCKTKHLTNTRASGSDDALRLIPVSKLSLEGCLEFLAQDELLEVTPENLRIRKQILNHDQRMKAKSKLK